One genomic region from Spirosoma sp. KCTC 42546 encodes:
- a CDS encoding IS630 family transposase, whose product MLYVDESACYLLPLLAHTWAPCGQTPVLIEQAGRSHLSLIAAIAPNGRLYVAGQDQPFTSEDIVWFLNKLCSRYRKRNLLVIWDGAAIHRSEAVKNLLTDKAGRVHLERLPAYSPELNPVELVWSHLKRSLKNQPGRRCGIYQLRRTDHSGSGTNQTLGRKSKAGAGLLPKKGNRLHYKLIHRSIIRKLNPTGCYHLQEISVSFYIKCI is encoded by the coding sequence ATTTTATATGTCGATGAGTCGGCCTGCTATCTATTGCCTTTGTTGGCTCACACTTGGGCTCCGTGCGGTCAGACACCCGTACTTATTGAGCAGGCAGGCCGATCCCATCTTAGTTTAATTGCTGCCATTGCCCCCAACGGTCGTCTGTATGTAGCGGGTCAGGATCAGCCCTTTACTAGCGAGGATATAGTCTGGTTTCTGAATAAACTTTGTAGTCGCTATCGCAAGCGGAACCTGTTAGTGATTTGGGATGGCGCAGCTATCCACCGCAGCGAAGCTGTTAAGAATCTGTTAACTGATAAAGCGGGTCGAGTTCATCTGGAGCGGTTACCAGCTTATAGTCCAGAACTCAACCCAGTTGAGTTGGTATGGAGTCATCTAAAGCGAAGCTTAAAAAATCAGCCGGGCCGCCGGTGCGGTATTTACCAACTTAGACGAACTGACCATAGCGGTTCTGGAACAAATCAAACGCTTGGAAGAAAATCCAAAGCTGGTGCAGGCCTTCTTCCAAAAAAAGGAAATAGGCTTCATTACAAGTTAATTCACAGGTCTATAATTAGAAAATTAAATCCAACAGGATGTTACCACCTTCAAGAAATAAGTGTAAGTTTTTATATAAAATGCATATAA
- a CDS encoding GNAT family N-acetyltransferase gives MKVFAVHGIRRYDRWYEKFEQIPEVKKQGIEVVPFDYGFFSFGNFLIKKRREVIIDKFCKFYDENTQDTEFPPSVIAHSFGTYIVYMAMLRYDAIKFDKIIFCGSILNSNINFRSFFEKGQIQNLLNDIGARDWFIKFTRYLIDKNCGNAGEVGFMDIPPKYNSIFRNRPNNLRHSDYFLPLHMKGNWLPFLASSNNIFTYNKNILRREVIDRIYKNIESAKNNLDTNEVKFHARIDKAGNYYAKYEQLGLNNHTNTINSLEFSTTADGYHTVESMNFSVYDKDNSLLQYDIIEDVAFSKSIKVHLNNPLRYKENFYIKLYFCWIKTIEFKGDTDHWSIKDIHNVKIFLNFPYELKSPRIYEVKDKEIVGQQNLVSNTEKDGSITYSLDYTNSRNVDGLIFYFEGHKSNSNASSRFKQSTIHINERKKKKYNIVRATVNDAKKIYQQEVDIELSNAASEETIKDRINMFNDGFLIIKNVDNGEVIAYIESVIWNQKPFQRFEEISNFPMHYNITGDSLYVIFLAVKKIYRRKGIATKLLNEIEKVAKNYELNVIRLVAKDDLISFYEKRGYKKTIELPYFLENRNYKSILMEKNI, from the coding sequence ATGAAAGTTTTTGCTGTACATGGAATTCGCAGATACGATAGATGGTATGAGAAATTTGAACAAATTCCAGAAGTTAAAAAACAAGGAATAGAAGTCGTTCCTTTCGATTATGGTTTTTTTTCATTTGGTAATTTTCTTATTAAAAAACGTAGAGAAGTTATCATTGATAAGTTTTGTAAATTTTATGATGAGAATACGCAAGACACGGAGTTTCCTCCAAGTGTAATTGCCCATAGTTTTGGAACATACATTGTTTACATGGCAATGTTAAGGTATGATGCAATTAAGTTTGATAAAATCATATTTTGTGGTTCAATACTAAATTCCAACATAAATTTTAGATCTTTTTTTGAAAAAGGACAAATCCAAAACTTATTAAATGATATTGGTGCTAGGGATTGGTTTATAAAATTTACTCGCTATCTTATAGATAAGAACTGCGGAAATGCTGGAGAGGTTGGTTTTATGGATATTCCCCCTAAATACAATTCAATTTTCAGAAATCGTCCTAATAATTTAAGACATAGTGATTATTTTCTGCCATTGCATATGAAGGGTAATTGGTTGCCCTTTTTAGCAAGCTCTAACAATATATTTACTTATAATAAAAATATTTTACGAAGAGAAGTTATTGATAGAATTTATAAGAATATCGAATCTGCAAAAAATAATCTCGACACAAATGAAGTTAAGTTCCATGCAAGGATTGATAAAGCAGGAAATTATTATGCTAAGTACGAACAATTAGGGTTGAATAATCACACAAACACGATAAATAGCCTTGAATTTTCAACAACTGCTGATGGTTATCATACAGTAGAATCTATGAATTTTTCTGTTTATGATAAAGATAATAGTTTACTTCAATATGATATAATAGAAGACGTTGCCTTTTCAAAGTCCATAAAGGTACATTTAAATAATCCACTTAGATATAAAGAAAATTTTTACATAAAACTGTACTTTTGTTGGATTAAAACTATTGAATTCAAAGGTGATACAGACCACTGGAGTATAAAAGATATCCATAATGTTAAAATATTTTTAAATTTCCCATATGAATTAAAGTCACCTCGTATATATGAAGTTAAGGATAAGGAAATAGTAGGTCAACAGAATTTAGTTTCTAATACAGAGAAAGACGGAAGTATAACTTATTCTTTAGATTACACTAATTCTAGAAATGTAGATGGGTTGATTTTTTATTTTGAAGGCCATAAATCAAACTCTAACGCTAGTAGCCGATTTAAGCAATCTACTATACATATAAATGAAAGAAAGAAAAAGAAATATAATATCGTTAGGGCTACAGTAAATGATGCAAAAAAGATTTATCAACAAGAAGTAGATATAGAATTAAGTAACGCTGCAAGCGAAGAGACTATAAAAGATAGAATTAATATGTTTAATGACGGTTTTTTAATTATAAAAAACGTAGATAATGGAGAAGTCATAGCATATATAGAAAGTGTTATTTGGAATCAGAAGCCCTTTCAAAGGTTTGAAGAAATATCCAATTTCCCCATGCATTATAACATAACTGGTGACTCATTATACGTAATTTTTTTAGCAGTAAAGAAAATATATCGTAGAAAAGGGATAGCGACCAAATTATTGAATGAGATTGAGAAAGTGGCGAAAAATTATGAGTTAAATGTAATACGATTGGTCGCAAAAGATGATTTAATTTCTTTCTATGAAAAAAGGGGTTATAAAAAGACTATTGAACTTCCCTACTTTTTGGAAAATAGAAATTATAAATCAATTCTTATGGAGAAAAATATTTAA
- the mobF gene encoding MobF family relaxase, producing the protein MIQSSSTSQARKYFNSSLCRSDYYLNGQEQPGQLCGRIAARMGIAGLITKNMFHAFCEHINPITGKALTPRKKDNRTVGYDINFHCPKSVSIIHALINDNHILDAFQESVNETMLDIEANAQTRVRKNGKNEDRATNELIWADFIHQTARPVNGKTPDPHLHCHSFVFNVTWDAVEEQFKAAQFQSIKQDMPYYQARFHKRLADKLVELGYRIRRTDKAFEIAGVPEHIIDLFSKRTNEIGQIAKELGITDQVKLDQLGARTRAKKQKGLTISQLKQEWRKQIFALGMRDKDEGAQPIRFAPVKPLVPPSPKHCVDHALSMRFERVSVMQDRRILEVAYRQGLGYPMLTVDQITNRFADDKRIIRVKDGAKILCTTNEVLREEKHMVALAQQGKGNMPPLYPVTPVIALEGEQHEAVVHVLTTTNRVSIIRGRAGTGKTTLMKEAIRLIEEAGRKVTIVAPTAQAARGVLRDEGFSETETVAKLLSSLELQAALADGVLWVDEAGLLNTKDMTALLQLAIDKNARLILSGDTRQHSSVMRGDALRILNTVAGIQSAEVSRIYRQRHLDYRKAVQALADHKVGEAFAVLDNMRAIKILDPANSFAALANDYIAALKKGKSALVVSPTHKEGQQVTKAIREALRETGRITREETTVPQLVNTNLTVAEKSDHRNYRTGQVIQFNQKLAGIERGSRWVVHSVADGIVHIQDACGQQTALPLTRMQQFDVYRLSTIALSEGDKLRITRNGYDTNRKRLTNGQMLEVIAIEPNGALRLHNKASKATYTVPAHFSHIAHGYCLTSHAAQGKTVDEVFIAQPASTFPATNLNQFYVSVSRARDGAHIYTDDKAALLAHTSEAGDRLSALELVKRKKSDRRAVEHVVRTARPTLPNMKPSIKALETPDKPKPIQRKPNVHAPSPKL; encoded by the coding sequence ATGATCCAAAGTAGTTCTACTAGTCAAGCCAGAAAGTATTTTAACTCATCTCTGTGTCGTTCTGACTATTATCTGAACGGACAAGAACAGCCTGGCCAGTTATGTGGCCGGATCGCAGCCCGTATGGGAATTGCAGGCCTCATTACAAAGAATATGTTTCATGCTTTCTGTGAGCATATCAATCCCATTACAGGCAAGGCCCTTACGCCACGCAAAAAAGACAATCGTACCGTTGGCTACGACATCAATTTCCACTGTCCGAAATCCGTTTCGATCATTCACGCCCTGATCAATGACAATCATATTTTGGATGCGTTTCAGGAAAGCGTCAATGAGACGATGCTAGACATTGAGGCTAATGCCCAAACGCGTGTGCGGAAAAATGGTAAGAACGAAGACCGAGCAACTAACGAACTCATTTGGGCCGACTTTATTCACCAGACCGCAAGGCCGGTGAACGGTAAGACTCCTGACCCTCACCTGCATTGTCATTCCTTTGTCTTCAACGTAACATGGGATGCCGTTGAAGAGCAATTCAAGGCGGCCCAATTCCAGTCGATCAAACAAGACATGCCCTATTATCAGGCGCGGTTTCACAAACGGCTAGCCGATAAACTGGTTGAATTAGGCTATCGCATTCGGCGCACCGACAAAGCCTTTGAAATCGCCGGTGTGCCGGAGCATATCATCGACCTGTTTTCCAAACGCACCAACGAAATCGGCCAGATCGCCAAAGAACTCGGCATTACCGATCAAGTCAAACTGGATCAATTGGGAGCACGAACCCGCGCCAAGAAGCAAAAGGGTTTGACGATTAGCCAACTCAAGCAGGAATGGCGCAAACAGATATTCGCATTGGGGATGCGTGATAAGGATGAAGGTGCCCAACCAATCCGCTTTGCTCCTGTTAAACCTTTAGTACCACCCTCGCCTAAACACTGCGTTGATCATGCGTTATCGATGCGATTTGAACGAGTGTCTGTTATGCAGGATCGGCGCATCCTGGAAGTCGCCTATCGGCAGGGGTTGGGCTATCCAATGCTGACCGTCGATCAGATTACCAACCGCTTTGCAGATGATAAGCGAATTATTCGGGTCAAAGATGGAGCCAAAATTCTCTGCACGACCAACGAAGTGTTGCGTGAAGAGAAACACATGGTGGCTTTAGCACAACAAGGAAAAGGCAATATGCCTCCACTTTATCCGGTTACCCCTGTCATCGCACTGGAAGGCGAACAGCATGAGGCTGTAGTCCATGTGCTAACCACCACTAATCGCGTGTCGATTATTCGAGGCCGAGCCGGAACCGGCAAAACCACCTTGATGAAAGAAGCGATTCGGCTGATCGAGGAAGCGGGGCGTAAAGTCACCATTGTGGCACCGACGGCGCAAGCAGCACGCGGCGTGTTGCGGGATGAAGGCTTTAGTGAAACCGAAACCGTCGCCAAACTGCTGTCCTCACTCGAACTACAAGCGGCTTTAGCCGATGGTGTGTTGTGGGTGGATGAAGCCGGATTGTTGAACACAAAAGACATGACGGCGCTGTTGCAATTGGCCATAGACAAAAACGCACGTCTGATCTTAAGTGGTGATACGCGGCAACATAGCAGTGTGATGCGCGGGGATGCCTTGCGGATTTTGAATACGGTGGCAGGTATCCAATCAGCCGAAGTCAGCCGCATCTATCGGCAACGTCATCTGGACTATCGCAAAGCCGTTCAAGCCCTAGCTGATCATAAAGTTGGTGAAGCGTTTGCCGTGCTGGATAACATGAGAGCGATCAAGATTCTTGATCCAGCCAATTCCTTTGCAGCCTTAGCCAATGATTATATAGCTGCCTTGAAAAAAGGAAAATCTGCTCTGGTGGTTTCCCCGACGCATAAGGAAGGTCAGCAGGTCACCAAAGCCATTCGCGAGGCATTGCGCGAGACTGGACGAATTACAAGGGAGGAAACGACCGTTCCGCAACTGGTCAATACCAATCTGACAGTTGCCGAAAAAAGTGATCATCGCAATTATCGCACAGGCCAAGTCATCCAGTTCAATCAGAAACTGGCCGGTATTGAGCGCGGTTCGCGGTGGGTGGTTCATTCTGTGGCCGATGGCATAGTCCACATTCAGGATGCCTGTGGCCAGCAAACAGCCCTGCCCCTTACTCGCATGCAACAATTCGATGTGTATAGACTAAGCACAATCGCGCTGTCCGAAGGCGATAAGCTACGCATTACGCGGAATGGATACGATACCAATAGAAAACGGCTAACAAACGGGCAAATGCTGGAGGTTATCGCCATTGAGCCGAACGGGGCTTTGCGCCTACACAACAAGGCCAGCAAAGCCACCTACACCGTTCCGGCCCATTTCAGTCATATCGCGCATGGCTATTGCCTGACCTCTCATGCTGCACAGGGTAAGACCGTCGATGAGGTCTTTATCGCGCAACCGGCCAGCACCTTTCCTGCTACCAACCTCAACCAATTCTATGTATCAGTATCACGGGCGCGAGATGGTGCGCATATCTATACGGATGATAAAGCCGCTTTACTGGCCCATACATCGGAAGCAGGAGATCGCCTGTCGGCTTTGGAACTAGTGAAACGAAAAAAATCAGACCGCAGGGCCGTTGAGCATGTGGTGAGAACGGCGCGACCAACACTACCCAACATGAAACCGTCGATCAAGGCCCTTGAAACCCCAGACAAGCCGAAGCCTATTCAGCGAAAGCCGAACGTTCATGCACCAAGTCCAAAACTTTAG
- a CDS encoding JAB domain-containing protein has translation MTQLNLQSLFKVSEVEIIYRNKTPYQDRIQITKSTTAYEILRQSWDENRMELVEQFKILLLDQKNNCLAISDIATGGMSACIADPKLIFATALKARATGIILAHNHPSSNLQPSEADKILTRKIKEGGKLLDIAILDHLIVTPQNYYSFADEGCMPG, from the coding sequence ATGACACAACTCAATCTCCAGTCTTTGTTCAAGGTCAGTGAAGTTGAAATAATCTACCGCAACAAAACGCCCTATCAGGACAGGATTCAGATTACTAAGTCCACAACAGCGTATGAAATCCTCCGGCAATCCTGGGATGAAAATCGGATGGAGTTGGTCGAACAGTTTAAAATTTTGCTCCTCGATCAGAAAAACAACTGTCTGGCGATTTCAGATATTGCGACTGGTGGCATGAGTGCCTGTATTGCTGATCCCAAACTCATCTTTGCCACGGCGCTCAAGGCGAGGGCAACGGGTATCATTCTGGCGCACAATCATCCAAGTTCTAATTTACAGCCCAGTGAAGCCGACAAAATTTTGACGCGCAAGATCAAGGAGGGCGGCAAGTTACTGGACATCGCCATACTCGATCACCTGATCGTCACGCCCCAGAATTATTATTCCTTTGCCGATGAAGGCTGTATGCCTGGCTAA
- a CDS encoding AlpA family transcriptional regulator, with protein sequence MPHQQSRLLNRKEAADYLGVSLGTLAVWDCTKRRQLNPIKIGKLVHYRLSDLDQFLDQRLSD encoded by the coding sequence ATGCCCCATCAACAAAGCCGTTTGCTAAACCGAAAAGAAGCCGCTGATTACCTCGGCGTCTCGCTCGGCACACTGGCCGTCTGGGATTGTACGAAACGTCGTCAACTTAATCCGATTAAAATTGGGAAGCTTGTGCATTACCGCCTGTCGGATCTGGATCAGTTTCTGGATCAACGACTGTCAGATTAA
- a CDS encoding recombinase family protein: MSRKIVDLSQRSMTATKAVILTRVSSKEQEEGYSIEAQKHRLQLYCERRGLTVLKVFELVESSTQGDRKQFMAMIKFVKSHREPIAIVADKVDRVQRSFKEYPMLDALIQDGRIELHFNSENYIIHKNSVSQERLMWSMGVIMAQSYVDSLRDNVKRSIDHKIRQGECISLAPLGYLNVKDARRRGDVIIDPDRALLVRRLFETYATGTSTLAELRQQTISWDLKTRFGNKGYLTKSQLHQLITNPFYYGRMIVKGQLHDHRYPPLISKNLFDQCQAVLQGWHKKPFQWAGKEYVFRGLLTCATTGRMVTADTKKKTYVSGETAQWTYLRCSDPANPTKMMWVREEEILAQVEQALKRIQIPTETLVKVLAYIRETDQAERAFLRRQTGELQSEHAMLQNRLDTLMDLLLDGTIDKHDFDTKKSSLRSQQMDVESHITANREGDDSFKNSLISLVSLSSQAHDLFTLSSVEQKRKLINFVFANLSLNGRTLCFSLRKPFDQFINCTNEQEWLSLIDSLRTNPNLRLSIIDNPLK; the protein is encoded by the coding sequence ATGAGCCGGAAAATAGTCGATCTCAGTCAGCGTTCAATGACAGCCACTAAAGCTGTCATTCTGACGCGGGTATCCTCCAAAGAGCAAGAGGAAGGCTATTCCATTGAAGCCCAAAAACACCGCCTACAACTCTATTGTGAACGACGTGGGCTTACCGTCTTGAAAGTCTTTGAGCTGGTAGAATCCTCGACACAGGGTGATCGCAAACAGTTTATGGCGATGATCAAATTTGTCAAAAGCCATCGTGAACCCATTGCCATTGTCGCCGACAAGGTGGATCGTGTACAACGTTCGTTTAAAGAATATCCGATGCTCGATGCGCTGATCCAGGATGGACGTATCGAACTGCATTTCAATTCCGAAAATTATATTATCCATAAAAATTCGGTCAGTCAGGAACGGCTCATGTGGTCAATGGGTGTGATCATGGCCCAGTCCTATGTCGATAGTCTGCGTGACAATGTCAAACGCTCTATCGATCATAAAATCAGACAGGGCGAATGCATATCACTGGCTCCATTAGGCTATCTGAACGTCAAGGACGCCCGCCGACGGGGTGATGTGATTATTGACCCCGATCGCGCGTTACTGGTTCGACGGTTGTTTGAAACCTACGCGACCGGCACGAGCACGTTAGCGGAGCTTCGTCAGCAAACGATTAGTTGGGACCTCAAAACCCGCTTTGGCAATAAAGGCTATCTCACAAAATCCCAACTCCATCAGCTCATTACCAATCCATTCTACTATGGCCGGATGATAGTCAAAGGCCAACTTCATGATCATCGGTATCCTCCCCTGATTTCCAAGAATTTGTTCGATCAATGTCAGGCCGTTTTGCAAGGCTGGCATAAAAAGCCGTTCCAATGGGCGGGCAAAGAATATGTTTTCCGTGGTCTGTTAACCTGTGCCACCACGGGCCGAATGGTTACAGCCGATACCAAGAAAAAAACCTATGTCAGTGGAGAAACCGCTCAATGGACTTATCTACGGTGTAGCGATCCAGCTAATCCCACGAAAATGATGTGGGTGCGTGAAGAAGAAATCTTGGCCCAAGTTGAGCAGGCCTTAAAACGGATACAGATTCCGACAGAGACATTGGTCAAGGTGCTGGCTTATATCCGTGAAACCGATCAAGCCGAACGGGCTTTTTTGCGTCGCCAGACGGGCGAATTGCAGAGCGAACATGCCATGCTTCAGAATCGACTGGATACGCTGATGGATCTATTGCTGGATGGCACCATCGATAAGCACGACTTTGACACCAAGAAATCCAGTTTGCGTAGCCAGCAAATGGATGTGGAGAGTCATATTACTGCGAATCGTGAGGGCGATGATAGTTTCAAGAACTCGTTGATTTCACTAGTATCCTTGTCTTCACAAGCCCATGATTTATTCACTCTTTCGAGTGTTGAGCAGAAACGTAAACTCATCAATTTCGTATTTGCGAACCTGTCGCTAAACGGACGAACTCTTTGTTTTTCCTTAAGAAAACCATTCGATCAGTTCATCAATTGTACCAATGAACAAGAATGGCTGTCCTTAATAGACAGTTTGCGAACCAATCCAAACTTACGATTATCAATTATAGATAACCCTCTAAAGTAA
- a CDS encoding response regulator transcription factor, whose amino-acid sequence MNLERTNTKVTSIVLVDDHILFRKGLIELINDFPDYRVIWEADNGQDFIRQFSMNEIPEIILLDINMPIMDGYETANWIHKNQPNIKILTLSMHNDEETVLKMLKSGIDGYILKNSDPDELRRALETINQGGTFYTNCVTEALLKSLYKNKKVDVALTSREVEFLKLACTELPYKSFSPLLNIHPRMVEATREILFRKLEVTTRVGLVIYAIKHGLFKLN is encoded by the coding sequence ATGAATTTGGAACGTACTAATACAAAAGTGACTTCTATAGTGCTAGTAGACGATCACATACTATTTCGTAAAGGCCTTATCGAGCTTATCAATGATTTTCCAGACTATCGCGTAATCTGGGAAGCGGACAATGGTCAAGATTTCATTCGTCAATTTTCGATGAATGAAATACCAGAGATAATTTTATTAGATATTAATATGCCTATTATGGATGGATATGAAACGGCTAATTGGATCCATAAGAACCAACCTAATATAAAGATTTTAACTTTATCTATGCATAATGACGAAGAAACAGTTTTAAAAATGCTTAAATCAGGTATTGATGGATATATTTTAAAAAATTCTGATCCTGATGAACTCAGAAGAGCCTTAGAAACGATTAACCAAGGTGGGACTTTTTATACGAATTGTGTAACAGAAGCATTATTGAAAAGCCTATATAAAAATAAAAAAGTAGATGTTGCCTTAACTTCTCGTGAAGTAGAGTTCTTAAAATTAGCTTGTACTGAGCTACCGTATAAGTCTTTTTCGCCTTTGTTAAATATTCATCCACGTATGGTGGAGGCAACCCGAGAAATATTATTTCGAAAGCTAGAAGTTACAACTAGAGTTGGCTTAGTAATTTATGCTATCAAACACGGCTTGTTTAAGTTAAATTGA
- a CDS encoding sensor histidine kinase, whose translation MILLVCVVLAAIIKYQIRLRKHLQEVSNLKISYQEELFKAQLEVQEQTLHYVSEEIHDNIGQILSLVRLNLSTIKILEVQNSPKIQSSKQLLDQAIEDLRSLSKRLNSNYVSQKTLSESLKLQVNYIEKTGAFLATFETSGEEPTISSDIKLIIFRIAQEAINNALKHSKATHITVVITYSDCQIVVSINDNGKGFLINTQENSDNYITGVGMQSMQHRAKLIGAKLLVESKIDQGSQVKLIYHSPI comes from the coding sequence ATGATATTACTAGTTTGCGTTGTACTAGCTGCTATAATTAAGTATCAAATTCGCTTAAGGAAACACCTGCAAGAAGTTAGTAATCTTAAAATTTCTTATCAGGAAGAGTTGTTTAAAGCACAATTAGAAGTTCAAGAGCAAACATTGCACTATGTCTCAGAAGAAATCCATGATAATATCGGGCAAATTCTTTCCTTAGTGCGATTAAACTTAAGTACAATAAAAATCTTAGAGGTACAAAATAGTCCCAAGATCCAATCGAGTAAACAATTGTTAGACCAAGCGATTGAAGACTTACGCAGTTTGTCTAAACGATTAAATTCAAATTATGTGAGCCAAAAAACTCTTTCGGAATCACTAAAGTTGCAAGTAAATTATATCGAAAAAACTGGTGCTTTTCTAGCTACTTTTGAAACTTCTGGAGAAGAGCCAACTATTAGTTCTGATATTAAACTTATTATTTTTAGGATTGCACAGGAAGCGATAAATAACGCGTTAAAGCATTCCAAAGCTACACACATTACTGTAGTTATTACGTATTCTGATTGCCAGATTGTTGTTAGTATTAACGATAATGGCAAGGGGTTTCTAATAAATACACAGGAGAATTCGGATAATTATATTACTGGTGTTGGTATGCAAAGTATGCAACATCGAGCAAAATTAATTGGAGCGAAGTTATTAGTGGAAAGCAAGATAGATCAAGGTAGTCAGGTCAAATTAATTTATCATAGCCCAATATGA